The genomic segment tgtcatgaACATGCATAACATCTCCTGATGATTATAAAGGTCTTATCAACTCCTTCCTCCTGTAAAGtgttaaagagacagtacacctcactctccctcaagtgtttccaaacctttatgagattcttctgttaaacactaaagaagatatttagaggaatgctggaaaccactgactaaagcaaacactgtggaagtcaatggtttcatgtttccaaacatttttctaaatatctcctcttgtgttcaacagaagaaagaatgcaAGTGaagcgtgagtaaatgatgactggtGTTCAGTTTGGGGTGAGCTGGTATTCTGAAAGCCGTCTCATGTAAACACTGTGAACAACAGAGGATTATACAGTATATCGGGCTTGTATCATTCAATAACCGGCCTAATTAATGAAGAGCCAGGAAGCAGTGATGACAATCTGCCCTAAATAATGACATTAGATGCATTCAATATCAGTTCCCAGTGATGAGCAGAGATGTCTGTAACGGCTCAGAGTAACACAGAAGCATACTAGAATAACTGATAAAAGCAGAATAATGCAGATCCAAATCAAGGTGCAAGGTTAAACTCATTGTCCCCGTTAGGAGAGATGTGTTGTTCTGCTCTACATATGACACACTCATTAAAGACCCTAATGCTAAAACACATCCTAATGTAAATACAGGTGCATTATGACGTTCATTCAACACACAATGTGCACCCTTCACCCTCTGTTAGGCCAGTCAGGGATCTTATTCTCTTAACCACCTCACCGTAATTGCTCATTAATCCGTTTAATTGAAAAGATAATATGGATATCCCTCTATATATATCTGCATAATGAGACTCTATATCTTCTGGCAGAATTATAAAACCTGTTTATCTTCAGCATAAAGTTAAAGGAGCTGAACATTCCCTAAGGAAAGTGTGTATTTAGGCGCTCTGCTCTTCATGTGTGTGATGTTGATTGTCCACTGCCGTGTGCTCCTCAGATTAATGGACATTGCCAAGGAAATGACCAGAGAATCTCTGCCAATCAAGTGTTTGGAGGCTGTTATCCTTGGAATGTATCCTTTATTGAAGACTCTGATCCGTGATGATATGAACAGCCTGACTGCAGCGCTGTTATCAAGTCTGGAACTGCTTATATATGTAGTCTGCTTAACTCGAGAGCTTCTGCTTCATTCATCTGTCTTCGCACAAATCTGCAGTGAAATGTGCTACTCAGATCAGACTGACGTGATGAGGGACACAGATCCAGTTTGACAGCTAGTTAGGGTTACTCTCAGCCTCAGGGCGGGAGGAGGAAAACACTGAGCACATGTCAGGCACATGTACTGTATTAAACTAAGACTACAAGACCTAGTTCTGGAAACCCCTGTGTTAGTGTGAACTAAACAAAGGCAAACTGCTGTCCCCACAAAATAACCATCACAAACATGATGAACATCTCCTCTGCTGGAGTCAACGCTTGAAGtagattaaaaatgttttcacaaTCGTCCTCATGCAGCTGTGATGATGTCCTTCCCCTGCTGTCTCCCATAGAGTATACATAGAGCTTCCCTTAGCATCACACTGGAAGATCAAACCTAGGAAGCGAGTACTTTTAAACTGCCTAATACAGAGCCCTGAGGCACACCGTAGTACAGTTACCAGTTCCCCTTTCACACAGGATTTAGAACATCTCAATGCTTCTTTACATGTGTCAGTGCAATTCCCTGATCTGCCCAAGAGAACCACCGCATCTGCAGCACACGCTCATCAACAACATCTCTAGATTcagtcattctccttcagcttagttcctttattcaactggggtcgccacagcggaatgaaccgccaactattccagcatatgttttacgcagcggatgcccttccagctgcaacccagtactgggaaacacacatacacactcattcactatggccagtgtagttgatcagttcccctatagcgcatgtgtttggactgaaacccggaggaaacccacaccaacacagggagaacatgcaaactccacacagaaacaccaactgacccagccgagactcaaaccagagaccttcttgctgtgaggccacagtgtgacaccactaagccactgtgctaGATTATAAAGGCAGTTTGTGTTTGCGCTGTGGTGAATCCTGAACAAATGTTCAATGTCTGCAGGGTTTGAGACGGCTCTGCTGTTGATGTCTGTTTCTGCAAGTCATCTTAAGGACAGGAGGAGGGTTATTGGCAGCAGCAGCACTCTTCGGGTGTCCTGAAGATGTACAGCATTAAGAGCTTGGACAGATTATCGACTCTGAGGGCCAGAAAAGTGCTCTGTGGTGATGCCTAATGGTAATGTAGTGCTGTCAGAGTAAGACTGAGCTAGATCAACAGGAGGAAGATGACTGCATTCCTATGACACATATAGACACATCTCACTGTGtctcactgtggcctcacagcaagaaggtctctggtttgagtctcggctgggtcagttggtgtttctgtgtggagtttgcatgttctcctcgtgttggtgtgggtttcctccgggtgctccggtttcccccagtccaaacacatgcgctataggggaactgatcaactacactggccatagtgtatgagtgtgtgtgagaatgagtgtgtatgggtgtttcccagtactgggttgcagctggtcgggcatccgctgtgtaaaacatatgctggaatagtttacTCTATTGTTCTTGTAAGAGTTATCTGCTAATATAATATAGTGTTTGATGCTTTAGAAGACGCACATGCAGCACCTTCCCCTGTACCTGCTGATCATGTACAGCTGTTTCCCGGTGCCTCCCTTAACTCCTGCGATGGCTCAGTTACCTCACCAACAGCATGCCGAGCGTGGAGCGCTTTCCTCTCAGCTTTAAAACTCAGTTCTCAGGGAGTCACTTCCGTCACATCGTGCTGGGCGTTCACAGCGGCGGTCGCTTCGGCGCTCTGGGCATCAGCCGCCGCCAGGACCTGATGTACAAATCACTGCAGTACAAAACACTGAGCGACCTGCTGCTGGACTTCCAGGAGGCGTACCGCGGCCACTGGCACACGCTCTGCAGGGTCAGGATCGGCCATTACGTGTCCCACGACCCACACAGCGTAGAGCAGATCGAGTGGAAGCATTCGGTGCTGGATGTAGATAAACTGACCAGAGAAGAGCTGAGGAAAGAGCTGGAGAGGCACACGCGGGACATGAGGCTCAAGGTAATACACATTAATCCTGATTAACATAACATAAGTATTGGAAAGGTGATCATTTTCCACAGAACACATATCATTAAAGGTGGTGTTTCACTTGAAATGTCTCACCGGATGTCGGTAACAACCAAAGACATCAAGAAAAGGAAAACAGATCTAATTAGTgtacaaatgaagttctgtgtaataaaatgaaatgaagctggagaaaagtgttgaacacatgaagaagggCAGGTGTAGTTGTAcagggaaagcccagacagcagctgaaatctctcagcagttCTTCAGCAAAGCCTCTCAGTGTAcatgaagatcagctgcttcagtccaacatctacaccagcaggaggatgaagatcaaGACATTTCAGCAGGACGATGATCcaaacacagccgaggagactctcagacgctttcagagaaagaaaatcaagctgtagaatggcccagccaaacacctgatccgaatccaatagagaatacagaatacaGCTCAGGTTTGATAGACCCACAGGATCATCAAGATTTACTCTCTCTGTTGAAGACTGTGAGAAACTCACCCCTGAGCACTGCAGGAGGCTTCAGTCTCCATCTTTAAACTGCCCTAACCACAGCAGCCTTTACAAAGAGTATTAAACACAGTTCAGTAGTTCGGCACGTTCTCCTTCTGTCAGTCTCATCTTATCACACACCACAgtttattttctgttgttttgtttgtatgtttgtatctACAGCACTGTGCAGAAGTCTGAATGCCTTAAAGTCTACCTGTACCTGTACACATGCCTGATCTGGCCAGGGGAGTGTGTGTGCTCAGTAAAACTAGTGCTGGATTATAAAACAAGCACAGAAGGCCTCACAGTATCGTGCGCTGTGTTTAtcccagaggtgtgtgtgtgtttcagattgGTAAAGCAGCTCCGCCGTCGCCCTCTAAAGACAGAAAGAAGGATGTTGGTTCTCCTCTGAGGAACCCGGGCAGCCCAATGCGCAAGAACAGCCAGAGCGACAGACGGTACGCACAGCTtattccaacacaggctcattctgaaaacataccccgatatacatttctggagagcaccagttatgtagccagatgtacgtatggctgcatttcatctcaAAAGTGAACACTGCGGGGCGGTTTGATGCCGTTCATTTacacgctaccagctgaccgcttacctccatatggacggctttcccactgtcaacagtttgtccagtggcaCAGGGTTCGATTCTGGTGAAGAATGATTGTAGATAGCAGGTAAGacaaagagcaaaaaataaaatgaaataaacgagtaaataacagggtgcaGACATGGTGAAACCTGAAATGAATCTATTTTTCTGGatcgcttttgaaaacactgttggttgggtttagggaaggaggagggtgggtctgttgatgggtcagtcagtcgacagcgtcctctggtggattcacgaaagcaaaaactgcaaaaaacgtagctcctgagacgtatttggcgctctccagaaatgtatacaggggtacatatccagaATGGGTTGGATTATTCACAGCACAGATCGCTTTCAGACACCCAACTGTGTCCTCAGTCAGTGTTATTTTCACAGGCCATCAGTAGAGAAGCGGCCCGCATCAGCAGGACCCGCAGCCGATGTGAACGGGTACCAGATCAGGGTGTGAGAGATTCAGCAACACCCACGAGACGGACTGGAAAAGCATGGGGTTTCA from the Danio rerio strain Tuebingen ecotype United States chromosome 17, GRCz12tu, whole genome shotgun sequence genome contains:
- the vash1 gene encoding tubulinyl-Tyr carboxypeptidase 1; the encoded protein is MPVSCCGTLHHGSSPRRMAHSRTAAGTCLTQPCPSAGLKISLEGVEERDEEPEDEGEDLRDGGVPFIINRGGLPVNEETWEQMWRHVARIHPDGEQLARRIRGTRDLPKIPVPSVPTFQPSISIAHRLEAIQKYIRDLQYNHTGTQFFEIKKSRPLTALMDIAKEMTRESLPIKCLEAVILGIYLTNSMPSVERFPLSFKTQFSGSHFRHIVLGVHSGGRFGALGISRRQDLMYKSLQYKTLSDLLLDFQEAYRGHWHTLCRVRIGHYVSHDPHSVEQIEWKHSVLDVDKLTREELRKELERHTRDMRLKIGKAAPPSPSKDRKKDVGSPLRNPGSPMRKNSQSDRRPSVEKRPASAGPAADVNGYQIRV